The Verrucomicrobiia bacterium genome has a segment encoding these proteins:
- a CDS encoding nucleoside hydrolase-like domain-containing protein — MKRFLLITLLCLFSWMAQAADAKPRLLVLTDIGGDPDDQQSMIRLLLYANEFEIEGLIASASGTPGELKEKVTKPELIRQLINAYGQVQPNLIKHAERYPTAEHLLSLVKSGNPNRGRDAIGEGKDNEGSRWLIAMVDKQDTRPLNISIWGGQTDFAQALWRVRKDRGVEGYQKFISKLRIYDINDQDKIVDWIFAEFPGLWYILAQAPTGQDKRTGTYRGVYLGGDESLTSPEWINQHVKENHGPLGALYPMKTYTAPNPHKTMKEGDTPSWFYFLANGLSDAAHPEWGGWGGRFKVETNSIYRDVADSLNGTTEPRVSVWRWRPAFQNDFAARMDWCAKDFAEANHAPQITINGAKDTSPLKLSAKPGETVALKASATDPDQNTLTYKWWIYPEASTHTSAKIDQSHLAIANLSIPENATSGDIHILLEVIDNGSPALTAYRRVIVSVKR, encoded by the coding sequence ATGAAACGCTTTCTTCTCATCACCCTGCTGTGCCTTTTCAGTTGGATGGCCCAAGCCGCTGATGCGAAACCTCGCCTGCTCGTACTGACGGATATCGGCGGCGATCCCGATGACCAGCAATCCATGATTCGGCTGCTGCTCTATGCGAACGAATTCGAGATCGAAGGACTCATCGCCAGCGCCTCCGGCACTCCCGGAGAACTGAAGGAAAAAGTCACCAAGCCCGAACTGATACGCCAACTCATCAATGCCTATGGGCAAGTACAACCCAACCTCATCAAGCACGCTGAAAGATATCCGACCGCCGAGCATTTGCTATCTCTTGTGAAATCAGGCAATCCGAACCGCGGCCGCGATGCCATCGGTGAAGGCAAAGACAACGAAGGCTCCCGCTGGCTCATCGCGATGGTCGACAAACAAGATACGCGCCCCTTGAACATCAGCATCTGGGGCGGACAAACGGACTTTGCCCAAGCCCTCTGGAGGGTGCGCAAAGATCGCGGCGTGGAAGGATACCAGAAATTCATCAGCAAACTGCGCATCTACGACATCAACGATCAGGATAAGATTGTGGACTGGATCTTCGCCGAATTTCCCGGCCTCTGGTATATCCTCGCCCAAGCACCGACCGGCCAGGACAAGCGCACTGGTACTTATCGCGGCGTCTATCTGGGCGGCGATGAATCACTCACTTCACCTGAGTGGATCAACCAGCATGTGAAAGAAAACCACGGACCTCTCGGTGCGCTCTATCCCATGAAGACCTACACGGCACCGAATCCACACAAGACGATGAAGGAAGGCGACACGCCCTCATGGTTTTATTTCCTCGCGAATGGATTGAGCGATGCAGCACATCCGGAATGGGGTGGCTGGGGCGGACGTTTCAAAGTGGAAACAAACTCCATCTATCGTGACGTTGCTGACTCACTAAATGGCACCACTGAACCACGCGTCTCCGTCTGGCGCTGGCGCCCGGCGTTTCAAAATGATTTCGCTGCACGCATGGACTGGTGTGCGAAAGATTTTGCTGAAGCCAATCACGCTCCCCAGATCACAATCAATGGCGCGAAAGATACTTCCCCTCTCAAGCTTTCAGCAAAGCCCGGTGAAACAGTCGCGTTGAAAGCCTCCGCCACTGATCCTGACCAGAACACGCTCACTTACAAATGGTGGATTTATCCAGAAGCATCGACACACACCTCCGCCAAGATTGACCAGAGCCATTTGGCTATAGCGAATCTGTCCATTCCTGAAAACGCCACCTCAGGGGATATCCATATCCTTCTGGAAGTCATAGATAATGGCTCTCCCGCTCTGACTGCCTACCGACGTGTCATCGTATCGGTAAAGCGCTGA
- a CDS encoding sugar phosphate isomerase/epimerase family protein, with protein MSFTPPITCRLEVLPGESVAEKVINAQRFGFAGIALPGRFLKSWLDEARAFQKDSPLPFVSLSLGFEGSLLNPNAAVRQKCHDSILRLLDICAEFKAHLFNIPPVLIQDNPERLKDRTQQDDLFLEQLPALGDAAKARGVTFLIEPVNRYESDYLHSIEHAAQLCAQLNHPAIALTADFYHMQLEELHADAALTKAGVWTKHVHVAENTRVEPGPGTLNFSPGFKALKQLGYRGLIEVECRTLSGSGDEVLPKSVVYLQKLWQTT; from the coding sequence ATGTCGTTCACACCACCCATCACTTGCCGTCTGGAAGTATTACCCGGCGAGAGTGTCGCCGAGAAAGTCATCAACGCGCAGCGCTTTGGCTTTGCGGGTATCGCCCTGCCCGGACGCTTCCTCAAGTCTTGGCTAGATGAAGCGCGTGCTTTCCAGAAAGACAGCCCACTGCCCTTTGTCAGTCTCTCACTCGGCTTTGAAGGTTCTTTGCTCAACCCTAATGCAGCAGTGCGACAAAAATGCCATGATAGCATCCTGCGTCTGCTCGACATCTGCGCGGAATTCAAAGCGCACCTCTTCAACATCCCGCCGGTCCTGATCCAGGATAATCCTGAGCGTCTGAAAGATCGCACCCAGCAGGATGATTTGTTTCTCGAACAGCTTCCGGCGTTGGGTGATGCGGCTAAAGCGCGTGGCGTGACTTTTCTCATCGAGCCCGTGAACCGCTACGAGAGCGATTACCTGCATTCCATCGAACACGCCGCCCAGCTTTGCGCGCAATTAAATCATCCCGCCATCGCTCTTACTGCGGATTTCTACCACATGCAATTGGAAGAGCTTCACGCCGATGCCGCCTTAACAAAAGCGGGTGTCTGGACGAAGCATGTGCATGTGGCGGAGAACACTCGTGTGGAGCCCGGTCCCGGCACATTGAATTTTTCACCCGGCTTCAAGGCATTGAAACAACTCGGCTATCGCGGCCTCATAGAAGTGGAATGCCGTACACTCTCAGGTTCGGGCGATGAAGTGTTGCCGAAGTCAGTCGTCTATTTGCAGAAGCTCTGGCAAACCACCTGA
- a CDS encoding cyclic nucleotide-binding domain-containing protein yields the protein MQDISGKVFALSSQIEVRDLPDGTRLLKQLARIEYLALNAAQQNILKLFDGRRTVEAILHGVLQQQGHPDIRGFYDLVLTAINRGFLIEIGTEDATTFFTRKIGRSQRVWNGLAAAVLITVLGGWALAVGKWRPVTELNGWFQVLLFVSLGLSLSSAWAAAALDAFGRSVYQPRFRLDRLIPFFSIDTRDAFMGGRVCEVSVAAQALAAPFLLAAFAWLTGSDAALLGSALTAVILGSPFGPTPAHTLLHALLRKEYELPRCADQFLNTKLLAVIFDWKTKLQEERYFLGYCTYAILWLGVTFRFANKLMAEHGRFVSQQLSQRRPGEETSLSLVVFWLLAIVLIAIVAYLVWLVLRGIYRAVAPKLFDAESKIRQSSATALRPSDKDLVTFLGESLLCAELNPEARGELAKAMQYALVEEGATIIRERDVGESMFIVYRGTVEVLKEEESGRERPVAKLARGDAFGEIALLDKVPRTSSVKALEKTALLVLARPDFERILVNTLGSAQIKTLIQVSAFLRRNALFARWHPPALFQISKEFVLQECAAGQVILKAGQINDVFYMVYDGEFTVVLRGEKLAILKAGDFCGEISLLKNIPATADVIASEKARCLRLEKDSFLRLVSKDFLTGLAIESTVTARRDEQGREA from the coding sequence ATGCAAGATATCTCCGGCAAAGTGTTCGCTTTGTCGTCGCAAATTGAAGTTCGTGATTTGCCCGACGGCACCCGCCTGCTCAAACAGCTCGCCCGCATCGAATACCTCGCGCTGAATGCGGCGCAGCAAAACATCCTGAAACTCTTCGATGGCCGCCGGACGGTGGAAGCCATTTTACATGGGGTATTGCAGCAACAAGGTCACCCGGACATCCGCGGTTTCTATGATCTGGTGCTGACAGCGATTAATCGCGGCTTCCTGATCGAAATCGGAACTGAAGATGCCACGACCTTTTTCACGCGTAAGATCGGACGCTCGCAACGGGTCTGGAACGGTCTGGCGGCAGCCGTCTTGATCACGGTGTTGGGCGGTTGGGCGCTCGCAGTGGGTAAATGGCGCCCGGTCACGGAACTGAATGGTTGGTTTCAGGTGCTGCTTTTCGTATCGCTGGGGCTTTCGCTCAGCAGTGCTTGGGCGGCAGCGGCTTTGGATGCCTTTGGCCGTTCCGTCTATCAGCCGCGTTTCCGGCTGGACCGGCTCATCCCTTTCTTCTCCATCGATACCCGTGATGCTTTCATGGGCGGGCGCGTGTGTGAGGTGAGTGTGGCGGCGCAAGCCTTGGCCGCACCTTTCTTGCTGGCAGCTTTCGCATGGCTCACGGGTTCAGATGCTGCGCTGCTCGGCAGTGCTTTAACGGCGGTGATACTTGGCTCGCCTTTCGGACCCACACCCGCTCACACGTTGCTGCATGCGCTGTTGCGGAAGGAGTATGAACTGCCGCGTTGTGCCGATCAGTTTCTGAATACGAAGCTGCTCGCGGTCATCTTTGACTGGAAGACAAAGCTGCAGGAGGAACGTTACTTTCTCGGCTATTGCACGTATGCGATTCTCTGGCTCGGTGTCACTTTCCGTTTTGCAAACAAGCTCATGGCCGAGCATGGCCGTTTTGTTTCTCAACAACTGAGCCAGCGTCGTCCGGGTGAGGAAACATCGCTTTCTTTGGTAGTGTTCTGGCTGCTCGCTATCGTCCTGATCGCCATCGTTGCTTATTTGGTGTGGCTGGTTTTGCGCGGTATCTATCGGGCAGTTGCTCCCAAGTTGTTTGATGCGGAATCAAAGATCCGGCAGTCATCGGCCACCGCTTTACGGCCATCGGACAAGGACTTGGTCACCTTTCTCGGAGAGTCGCTGCTCTGTGCGGAATTGAATCCCGAAGCCCGTGGTGAGTTGGCGAAGGCGATGCAATACGCCTTGGTGGAAGAGGGGGCGACGATCATCCGCGAGCGTGATGTCGGTGAATCCATGTTCATCGTCTATCGCGGGACGGTGGAGGTGCTGAAGGAAGAGGAGTCTGGACGTGAACGACCGGTGGCGAAACTCGCGAGAGGCGATGCCTTCGGTGAGATCGCCTTGCTGGATAAAGTGCCGCGCACCAGTTCGGTCAAGGCGCTGGAGAAGACCGCGTTGCTGGTGCTGGCCCGGCCAGATTTCGAACGGATTCTGGTCAATACACTCGGCTCAGCACAGATCAAGACGCTCATCCAAGTGTCTGCATTTCTGCGGCGCAATGCGCTCTTTGCCCGTTGGCATCCTCCGGCCCTTTTCCAGATTTCCAAGGAATTCGTTTTGCAAGAGTGCGCTGCGGGACAGGTGATTCTTAAGGCCGGTCAGATCAATGACGTGTTCTACATGGTCTATGATGGGGAATTCACTGTGGTCTTGCGTGGTGAAAAGCTGGCGATTCTGAAAGCGGGCGATTTTTGTGGTGAGATCAGCCTGTTGAAGAACATTCCCGCAACGGCGGATGTCATCGCCTCGGAAAAAGCCCGTTGCCTGCGCTTGGAGAAGGACAGCTTCCTGCGCCTAGTCAGCAAGGATTTCCTTACGGGACTGGCAATCGAATCCACGGTGACCGCGCGGCGCGATGAGCAGGGGAGGGAGGCATGA
- a CDS encoding dual specificity protein phosphatase family protein codes for MNEAPDRNLLWWLIPNALAGMPMPFLHPERRLNSGGALRAYADELPVLNDAGIRGVVSLLNIPSDTVVYAAAGLNYLCLPIPDGHAPDFSQADQFVRFVDSHRQSGQAVAVHCYAGLGRTGTMLGAYLVAKGMDATSALLKVRAAEPAAIETRHQIKFLDDYEIHRRLLDKK; via the coding sequence ATGAACGAAGCCCCTGATAGAAACCTGCTCTGGTGGCTCATTCCAAACGCTCTGGCCGGCATGCCCATGCCTTTTCTCCACCCAGAGCGCCGTCTAAATTCCGGCGGTGCATTACGAGCTTACGCCGATGAATTGCCCGTGCTGAATGATGCAGGCATACGCGGTGTCGTATCACTCTTGAATATTCCCTCTGATACGGTCGTGTATGCAGCCGCTGGCCTCAACTACCTTTGCCTTCCGATTCCCGATGGTCACGCTCCTGATTTTTCACAGGCAGATCAGTTTGTCCGCTTTGTCGATTCTCACCGTCAGTCTGGTCAGGCTGTCGCGGTGCATTGCTATGCTGGCTTGGGACGCACGGGCACGATGTTAGGCGCGTATCTCGTCGCTAAAGGAATGGATGCCACCTCAGCCTTGTTGAAGGTGCGTGCTGCAGAGCCTGCTGCCATTGAAACACGCCATCAGATAAAATTCTTGGACGATTACGAGATCCACCGCCGTTTATTGGATAAAAAGTAG